One region of Drosophila subobscura isolate 14011-0131.10 chromosome J, UCBerk_Dsub_1.0, whole genome shotgun sequence genomic DNA includes:
- the LOC117895402 gene encoding LOW QUALITY PROTEIN: receptor-type guanylate cyclase Gyc76C-like (The sequence of the model RefSeq protein was modified relative to this genomic sequence to represent the inferred CDS: inserted 1 base in 1 codon): MTRWPFNLLLLLSVAVRDCSNHRTVLTVGYLTALTGELKTRQGLAISGALTMALDEVNKDPNLLPNVTLDLRWNDTKGDTVLATKAITEMICDGIATIFGPEGPCYVEAIVSQSRNIPMISYKCAEYRASAIPTFARTEPPDTQVVKSLLALLRYYAWNKFSILYEDVWGPVADLLKDQATKRNMTINHKQSFIDNRAKCCELGLDCCRSGYWYQLVQNTMNRTRIYVFLGAANSLVDFMSSMETAGLFARGEYMVIFVDMMVYSEREAEKYLRKVDQIDLMSNCHSTEKFNQLARSLLVVASTPPTKGYEKFTERVRTYSSMPPFNFEIPKLFSQSKFSKFISIYAAYLYDSVKLYAWAVDKMLRQETRVLTDEVIFDVASNGTRVIDTIIKNRTYMSVTGSTIKIDRYGDSEGNFSVLAYKPHKWNNSNGVICHYHMVPVAYFHQGEELPEYKLINGSIDWPSGGEKPTDEPMCGFANELCKKDDTHYTSTVAAVVLGVLLFCSGVITMSIYRKWKIELEIEGLLWKIDPNEIKGYSGNEIVSSPSKVSLMSAQSYGSRWTNQFVTSTGRLRGAVVRIKELKFPRKRDISREIMKEMRLLRELRHDNINSFIGASVEPTRILLVTDYCAKGSLYDIIENEDIKLDDLFIASLIHDLIKGMIYIHNSQLIYHGNLKSSNCVVTSRWMLQVTDFGLHELRQCAENESIGEHQHYRNQLWRAPELLRNHIHGSQKGDVYAFAIIMYEIFSRKGPFGQTILEPKDIVDFVKKLPLNGHVPFRPEVESIIEAESCPDYVLACIKDCWAEDPEERPEFSAIRNRLKKMRGGKTKNIMDQMMEMMEKYANNLEDIVTERTRLLCEEKLKTEDLLHRMLPQSVAEKLTMGQGVEPVSYDLVTIYFSDIVGFTAMSAESTPLQVVNFLNDLYTVFDRIIRGYDVYKVETIGDAYMVVSGLPIKNGDRHAGEIASMALELLQAVKQHRIAHRPNETLKLRIGMHTGPVVAGVVGLTMPRYCLFGDTVNTASRMESNGEALKIHISNKCKLALDKLGGGYITEKRGLVNMKGKGDVITWWLTGXNDNAIQKKPVDMMDMPPLFSRPRKSPKLNSDSRQPSIQAMHFCGTGSRRQSSVPRPADVESTYSLQGSVRESPRVSKRDRDRERPVNGLGGAHFVGGALLESALASLSTLNHSETNETNCDMDGGVGGASLVRQPNALHKPLAMVRPHRIISATQLPLGEEDDADGTTVSQVDVEMLLRESRSLDPMPWQHLRKRHERVKLPPSKLSKNNSRSLDTGVSLISGNQNGDVEGSQLEIDDDMSANPVDANDGYDDELGLLMRHDNGQLPTLRYSGSFPNANAHAHGQISIVPIGGSSSRRRTSNVSSGSCAKHLNNNCNGGVNIEDDLESPLLQRQASLSVPPEEMLAHNKRWHSLEHMDPGGGGHGNSVSYAADIDGPVSGLDILGGSSSNQRPRGIGGGGAGGGATKLGNWMANFFKGNGVRSGEARRVGILPTGVQGVRAGFTDMTAAAAAGARDRESIV; encoded by the exons ATGACGCGTTGGCCCTTTAATCTACTACTCTTGCTGTCGGTGGCAGTGCGCGACTGTAGCAATCATCGCACCGTCCTCACCGTGGGCTATCTGACGGCTCTCACTGGCGAGCTCAAGACGCGTCAGGGCTTGGCCATATCCGGTGCGCTGACGATGGCCCTGGATGAG GTCAACAAGGATCCGAATCTGCTGCCCAATGTGACGCTAGACCTGCGCTGGAATGACACCAAGGGTGATACGGTATTGGCCACCAAAGCCATTACCGAAATGATATGCGATGGCATTGCCACCATTTTTGGTCCTGAGGGTCCTTGTTACGTGGAGGCCATCGTCTCGCAGAGTCGCAACATTCCAATGATATCCTAC AAATGTGCAGAGTACCGTGCATCCGCCATACCGACATTCGCTCGCACCGAACCGCCAGACACGCAG GTCGTTAAATCGCTGCTCGCTTTGTTGCGCTATTATGCCTGGAATAAGTTCTCCATCCTCTATGAGGACGTGTGGGGCCCGGTGGCGGATCTGCTCAAGGATCAGGCCACCAAGCGGAACATGACCATCAATCACAAGCAGTCGTTCATCGACAATCGTGCCAAATGCTGTGAACTGGGTCTCGATTGCTGTCGCTCCGGCTATTGGTATCAG CTGGTGCAGAATACCATGAACCGCACTAGGATCTATGTGTTTTTGGGTGCAGCCAATAGCCTGGTGGACTTTATGAGCTCCATGGAGACGGCCGGACTGTTTGCGCGTGGCGAATACATGGTGATCTTTGTGGACATGATGGTCTACTCCGAACG TGAGGCAGAGAAATATTTGCGGAAAGTGGATCAAATCGATCTCATGTCCAACTGCCACAGCACCGAGAAGTTCAACCAATTGGCACGCAGTTTGCTCGTCGTGGCCTCCACGCCGCCGACCAAGGGATATGAGAAATTCACAGAACGCGTGCGAACCTACAGCTCCATGCCGCCGTTCAATTTTGAGATACCCAAACTGTTTTCCCAAAGTAAATTTAGCAAG TTCATCTCGATCTATGCCGCCTATCTGTACGATTCGGTGAAACTGTATGCCTGGGCTGTGGACAAAATGCTGCGCCAGGAGACGCGAGTGCTCACCGATGAGGTGATCTTCGATGTGGCCAGCAATGGGACGCGTGTCATCGATACCATCATCAAGAATCGCACTTATATGA GCGTCACTGGTTCCACGATCAAGATCGATCGGTATGGCGATTCGGAAGGCAATTTCTCAGTGCTGGCGTACAAGCCACACAAATGGAATAACTCAAACGGTGTGATTTGCCACTATCACATGGTACCCGTGGCGTATTTCCACCAAGGCGAAGAACTTCCA GAATACAAACTGATCAATGGATCTATAGACTGGCCCTCGGGCGGCGAGAAGCCTACGGACGAGCCCATGTGCGGATTTGCCAATGAATTGTGCAAAAAGGACGACACACACTACACATCCACAGTGGCAGCCGTGGTGCTGGGagtgctgctcttctgctccgGCGTGATCACCATGAGCATCTATCGCAAATGGAAGATTGAGCTGGAGATTGAGGGTTTGCTCTGGAAGATCGATCCCAATGAAATCAAGGGTTATTCGGGTAACGAGATTGTCTCCTCACCCAGCAAG gtCAGTTTGATGAGCGCCCAGAGCTATGGCTCTCGCTGGACGAATCAGTTTGTGACCTCCACGGGTCGTCTACGCGGCGCTGTGGTGCGCATCAAAGAGTTAAAGTTCCCCCGGAAACGTGACATCTCCAGGGAGATCATGAAGGAGATGCGTTTGCTGCGCGAGTTGCGGCACGACAACATCAACAGCTTCATTGGCGCCAGCGTGGAGCCGACCCGCATACTGCTAGTCACTGATTACTGCGCCAAGGGCAGTCTGTACGATATCATCGAGAACGAAGACATCAAATTGGATGATCTGTTTATTGCCTCACTCATCCATGACCTCATCAAG GGCATGATCTACATCCACAATTCCCAATTGATCTATCATGGCAATCTCAAATCCTCGAATTGTGTTGTCACCTCGCGCTGGATGCTGCAAGTCACCGACTTTGGGCTGCACGAGTTGCGCCAGTGCGCCGAGAACGAGTCGATTGGGGAGCATCAGCATTATCGAA ATCAACTGTGGCGTGCCCCAGAGCTGCTGCGGAACCATATCCATGGCAGCCAAAAGGGCGATGTTTATGCGTTTGCCATCATCATGTACGAGATATTTAGTCGTAAGGGTCCGTTCGGACAAACCATTTTAGAACCAAAGGATATTGTGGACTTTGTGAAGAAGCTGCCGCTCAATGGCCACGTGCCGTTTCGGCCGGAGGTCGAGTCCATAATAGAGGCCGAATCCTGTCCGGATTATGTGCTGGCCTGCATCAAGGACTGCTGGGCCGAGGATCCCGAAGAGCGGCCCGAATTCAGTGCCATACG CAATCGCTTGAAGAAGATGCGCGGCggtaaaaccaaaaacatcATGGACCAAATGATGGAAATGATGGAGAAGTATGCCAACAACCTGGAGGACATTGTTACCGAGCGTACACGTCTGCTGTGCGAGGAGAAGCTCAAGACTGAGGATCTCCTGCACCGCATGTTGCCACAGTCGGTGGCCGAGAAGCTGACCATGGGTCAGGGCGTTGAGCCGGTGTCCTATGATTTG GTGACCATCTATTTTAGCGACATTGTCGGCTTCACGGCCATGTCGGCAGAGAGCACACCGCTGCAGGTGGTTAACTTTCTGAATGATCTCTACACGGTGTTCGATCGCATCATCCGGGGCTATGATGTGTACAAGGTGGAGACCATAGGCGATGCCTACATGGTG GTCTCTGGCCTGCCCATCAAGAATGGGGATCGTCATGCTGGCGAAATAGCTTCGATGgctctggagctgctgcaggccgTGAAGCAGCATCGCATTGCCCATCGTCCGAATGAGACGCTAAAGCTGAGAATCGGAATGCATACGGGCCCTGTGGTGGCTGGCGTCGTGGGCCTAACGATGCCGAGGTATTGCCTCTTTGGCGATACCGTCAACACGGCCTCGCGCATGGAGAGCAACGGGGAGGCGCTGAAGATACACATTTCCAACAAGTGTAAGCTGGCGCTAGACAAACTGGGCGGCGGCTACATCACCGAGAAGCGTGGCCTGGTCAATATGAAGGGAAAGGGCGATGTAATCACCTGGTGGCTGACGG CCAACGATAATGCGATACAGAAGAAGCCTGTGGACATGATGGACATGCCACCGCTGTTCTCGCGTCCCAGAAAGAGTCCGAAGCTTAATTCCGACTCCAGGCAGCCAAGTATTCAGGCCATGCACTTCTGCGGGACAGGATCGAGGCGTCAGAGCAGTGTGCCACGTCCGGCGGATGTCGAGTCCACGTACAGTCTGCAGGGTTCTGTGAGGGAGTCGCCGCGAGTCAGCaagagggacagggacagggagcgACCAGTCAATGGACTGGGCGGTGCACACTTTGTGGGCGGAGCACTCCTGGAGTCGGCTCTGGCCTCGCTCAGCACGCTGAATCATTCcgaaacaaatgaaacgaacTGTGATATGGatggaggagtaggaggagcgAGTCTAGTACGCCAGCCGAACGCTCTGCACAAGCCCCTGGCCATGGTGCGGCCCCACAGGATCATCAGTGCCACCCAGCTGCCCCTTGGCGAGGAAGACGACGCAGATGGCACCACCGTCTCACAGGTGGACGTGGAGATGCTCCTGAGGGAATCTCGCTCCCTGGACCCCATGCCGTGGCAGCATCTGCGCAAGCGGCACGAAAGGGTCAAGCTCCCACCCTCCAAGCTGTCTAAAAACAATTCGAGATCCCTGGACACGGGAGTGTCGCTGATAAGCGGCAACCAGAACGGTGATGTGGAGGGAAGCCAACTGGAGATCGACGACGACATGTCCGCCAATCCAGTGGATGCGAACGATGGCTACGACGATGAGCTGGGTCTGCTCATGCGGCACGACAACGGCCAGCTGCCCACGCTCCGCTACTCCGGCAGCTtccccaatgccaatgcccatgcccatggccagATCAGCATCGTTCCCATCGGCGGCAGCTCCAGCCGCAGGCGCACCAGCAATGTATCCTCCGGCAGCTGTGCTAAGCATCTgaacaacaactgcaatggAGGTGTGAATATCGAGGACGATTTGGAGTCTCCCCTGCTGCAGCGTCAGGCCTCGCTCTCTGTGCCGCCCGAGGAGATGTTGGCGCACAACAAGCGCTGGCACTCGCTGGAGCACATGGATCCGGGCGGTGGCGGACACGGGAACAGTGTCAGCTATGCGGCCGACATCGATGGCCCTGTCAGTGGATTGGACATCTTGGGCGGTTCCTCCTCCAATCAGCGTCCAAGAGGAATTGGTGGCGGAGGTGCCGGCGGCGGAGCCACCAAGCTGGGCAACTGGATGGCCAATTTCTTCAAGGGCAACGGAGTGCGCAGCGGTGAGGCTAGGCGAGTGGGAATCCTGCCCACCGGTGTGCAAGGAGTAAGAGCTGGATTCACGGATAtgacggcagcggcagcagccggtGCCCGAGATCGTGAGAGTATAGTGTAG
- the LOC117895406 gene encoding isovaleryl-CoA dehydrogenase, mitochondrial → MALRFVAKSCRSLLQHGNRQLPCTRTLAHYPVNDAMFGLDEDQQKLREVAFNFFQKELAPYAKEIDKLDNFKDMRPFWRKLGDLGFLGITAEPDFGGTGGSYLDHCIIMEEFSRAAGGVALSYGAHSNLCINQLTKNGTPEQKEQYLPKLCNGEHIGGLAMSEPGSGSDVVSMKLRAERKGDYYVLNGSKFWITNGSDADTLIVYAKTGSSDVPNKHSITAFIVETAWEGFSVAQKLDKLGMRGSSTCELVFQDLKVPAKNVLGKENKGVYVLMSGLDFERLVLAAGPVGLMQAACDISFDYAHQRKQMNQLIGEFQLLQGKMADMYSTLSACRSYLYTVARSSDAGNRSPKDCAGVILYCAEKATQVALDAIQILGGNGYINENPTGRILRDAKLYEIGAGTSEIRRWLIGRQLNQEYK, encoded by the exons ATGGCCCTGAGATTTGTGGCGAAATCCTGCAGATCTTTGCTGCAGCACGGCAATCGCCAGCTGCCCTGCACCCGAACTCTGGCCCACTATCCTGTCAACGATGCCATGTTCGGGCTGGATGAGGATCAGCAAAAGTTGCGCGAGGTTGCCTTCAATTTCTTCCAGAAGGAACTGGCGCCCTACGCCAAGGAGATTGACAAGCTGGACAACTTCAA GGATATGCGTCCATTCTGGAGGAAGCTTGGCGATCTTGGATTCCTCGGCATCACGGCGGAGCCGGACTTTGGCGGCACTGGTGGAAGCTATCTGGACCACTGCATCATCATGGAGGAGTTTTCGCG TGCGGCTGGTGGCGTGGCCCTGTCCTATGGAGCACATTCCAATCTCTGCATTAATCAGCTGACCAAAAATGGTACACccgagcagaaggagcaaTACTTGCCGAAGCTTTGCAATGGTGAGCACATTGGAGGATTGGCCATGTCCGAGCCCGGATCAGGTTCCGATGTGGTGTCCATGAAGTTGCGCGCCGAGCGCAAGGGCGACTATTACGTTCTGAACGGAAGTAAATTCTGGATTACCAACGGATCTGATGCGGATACCCTGATCGTGTACGCCAAGACGGGAAGCAGCGATGTCCCAAACAAGCATAGCATTACGGCCTTCATTGTGGAGACCGCCTGGGAGGGCTTCAGTGTGGCACAAAAACTGGACAAGCTTGGCatgcgtggcagcagcacctgtGAGCTGGTCTTTCAGGATCTAAAAGTGCCTGCCAAGAATGTCCTGGGCAAGGAGAACAAGGGTGTCTATGTGCTGATGTCTGGACTGGACTTTGAGCGGTTAGTGCTGGCCGCCGGACCAGTGGGCCTAATGCAGGCCGCATGTGACATATCCTTCGACTATGCTCATCAGCGCAAGCAGATGAACCAGCTTATCGGCGAGTTTCAACTCCTTCAGGGCAAGATGGCGGACATGTACTCCACTCTGAGCGCCTGTCGCAGCTATCTCTACACTGTGGCCAGATCCAGCGATGCAGGGAACCGCAGCCCCAAGGACTGCGCTGGCGTCATCTTGTACTGCGCCGAGAAGGCAACCCAAGTTGCCCTGGATGCCATTCAGATCCTCGGCGGCAATGGCTACATCAACGAGAATCCAACGGGACGCATTTTGCGCGATGCCAAGCTGTACGAGATAGGGGCCGGCACCTCTGAGATCAGACGCTGGCTAATTGGACGCCAGCTGAATCAGGAATACAAGTAA
- the LOC117895409 gene encoding uncharacterized protein LOC117895409, protein MAIHEQIDNLNIWWFPRDFCQSRFGEYQQSGTNSCTLISLLLADKVSKAERFYHRVSNLPQRGWEMFGNAMNDGNSVYHNVISANTPHARNLNLNIPDAIAAIRTQHKMNFRLEEWFYTHMEADTSSPMYNRNVAVQLSRIFQITLQVFQQAIGQSTPPHLFAAIIADSRTVMVTFDFRASIVALFDSHQHGRDAGAVFAQCTLQNMDDLLFWFISMLHNVYSSRPALFEISFLSSQPGVAKRIPPAIKKIAGDLKKPTKNHTAS, encoded by the coding sequence ATGGCCATACACGAGCAGATCGACAACCTGAACATCTGGTGGTTCCCGCGCGACTTCTGCCAGTCGAGATTCGGGGAGTACCAGCAGAGCGGCACCAACTCGTGCACCCTCATCTCGCTGCTCCTGGCCGACAAGGTGTCCAAGGCGGAGAGGTTCTACCACCGGGTATCGAATCTGCCGCAGCGTGGCTGGGAGATGTTCGGCAATGCCATGAACGATGGCAACAGTGTCTACCACAATGTCATCTCGGCCAACACTCCGCATGCGCGCAACCTCAATCTGAACATCCCGGACGCCATTGCGGCCATCCGGACGCAGCACAAGATGAACTTCCGCCTGGAGGAGTGGTTCTACACTCACATGGAGGCGGACACCTCCAGTCCCATGTACAACCGGAACGTGGCCGTGCAGCTGTCCCGCATCTTCCAGATCACCCTGCAGGTCTTCCAGCAGGCCATCGGCCAGAGCACGCCCCCCCATCTGTTCGCAGCCATTATTGCGGACAGTCGTACGGTGATGGTCACCTTCGATTTTCGTGCCTCAATCGTCGCCCTCTTCGACTCCCATCAACATGGTCGCGATGCGGGCGCCGTGTTTGCCCAGTGCACCCTCCAGAATATGGACGATCTGCTCTTCTGGTTCATCAGCATGCTGCACAACGTCTACTCGAGTCGTCCCGCCCTCTTCGAGATCTCTTTTCTCAGCTCTCAGCCGGGAGTGGCGAAGCGTATTCCGCCGGCCATCAAGAAGATTGCGGGTGACCTCAAAAAGCCCACCAAAAACCATACGGCATCGTAG